A genome region from Geobacter pickeringii includes the following:
- a CDS encoding CheR family methyltransferase produces MFGLDAEITMTDEEFRLIRDLVYSHCGLFFDTDATYLLEKRLAKRLQFHQLAGFRDYYHFLKYNRKKDQELADIMDVLTTNETYFFRESFQLKAFTDEIIPEIREAKLKSGDRSLRIWSAGCSSGEEPYTIAMLLLEMGGFAGWNVEIVGTDISQRVIQQARKGLYGKSSFRVTDDTYIRRYFTEQDGMHRVNEKVRELVTISHLNLLDSNRIALLGRMDAIFCRNVIIYFDQAARRTVIDSFHRTLRDGGYLLLGHSESLMNISTAFTLRHLRSDMVYQKPQPAGAGGRP; encoded by the coding sequence ATGTTCGGTCTCGACGCTGAAATCACCATGACCGATGAGGAGTTTCGCCTCATCCGGGACCTTGTCTACAGCCACTGTGGTCTCTTTTTCGATACCGATGCCACCTATCTGCTGGAGAAGCGCCTCGCGAAGCGCCTGCAGTTCCATCAACTCGCCGGGTTCCGGGACTACTATCACTTTCTCAAGTACAACCGGAAGAAAGATCAGGAACTCGCCGACATCATGGATGTCCTCACGACCAACGAGACCTATTTTTTCCGGGAGTCGTTCCAGCTGAAGGCATTCACCGATGAGATCATTCCCGAGATCCGCGAGGCCAAGCTGAAGAGCGGCGACCGTTCGCTCAGGATATGGAGCGCGGGCTGTTCCAGCGGCGAAGAGCCGTACACCATCGCCATGCTGCTGCTGGAGATGGGGGGCTTTGCCGGCTGGAACGTGGAGATCGTCGGCACCGATATCAGCCAGCGGGTGATCCAGCAGGCGCGCAAGGGGCTCTACGGCAAGTCTTCGTTTCGCGTGACCGACGACACGTACATCCGACGCTATTTCACCGAACAGGACGGCATGCACCGGGTCAACGAGAAGGTCCGGGAGCTCGTCACCATCAGTCACCTGAATCTTCTGGACAGTAACCGGATCGCGCTGCTCGGCCGCATGGACGCGATCTTCTGCCGCAATGTCATCATCTATTTCGACCAGGCGGCCCGGCGCACGGTAATCGATTCGTTCCACCGGACCCTGCGCGACGGCGGATACCTGCTGCTCGGACACTCCGAGTCGCTCATGAACATCTCCACGGCCTTTACCCTGCGACATCTGAGGAGCGATATGGTTTACCAGAAGCCCCAGCCGGCGGGAGCGGGGGGGCGGCCATGA
- a CDS encoding GAF domain-containing protein, with amino-acid sequence MAMDDEKGMYSRAEEFLQMFKKGAEFSQELMKENERLRYRVFQLEEEARGIGAPAPVLEENRLLAARIDELEREKEEILQRIRQIEAENNDFATRYVEIEEENNSLANLYIASYQLHSTLDFREVLQIVSEIIINLIGAEEFAVLLLDERTSLLSAVAAEGIALGELPPIRPGEGMIGSIARTGENYFAADPANYLRDLEQPMVCIPLKIKEHVIGVIVIYRLFIQKTSFAQVDFELFTLLAGHAATAIFSSRLYSDSERKLSTMQGFINLLTR; translated from the coding sequence ATGGCTATGGATGACGAAAAGGGGATGTACAGCCGGGCCGAAGAGTTTCTCCAGATGTTCAAGAAAGGGGCGGAGTTCTCCCAGGAGCTGATGAAGGAGAACGAGCGGCTTCGGTACCGGGTGTTCCAGCTTGAGGAGGAGGCGCGCGGCATCGGCGCGCCCGCCCCTGTTCTCGAGGAGAACCGCCTTCTTGCGGCCCGGATCGATGAGCTGGAGCGGGAGAAGGAGGAAATTCTCCAGCGGATCCGGCAGATCGAGGCCGAAAATAACGACTTTGCCACCCGCTACGTTGAGATCGAGGAGGAGAACAACAGCCTCGCCAATCTCTACATCGCCAGTTACCAGCTCCATTCGACCCTCGATTTCAGGGAAGTGCTGCAGATCGTCTCGGAGATCATCATCAACCTGATCGGCGCCGAGGAGTTTGCGGTGCTGCTCCTCGACGAGCGGACGTCGCTGTTGTCCGCGGTGGCTGCCGAGGGGATTGCCCTGGGAGAACTTCCCCCGATCCGGCCGGGCGAGGGGATGATCGGCTCCATCGCCCGCACCGGCGAGAATTACTTCGCCGCCGACCCGGCCAATTACCTGCGGGATCTGGAGCAGCCCATGGTCTGTATCCCCCTCAAGATCAAGGAACATGTGATCGGGGTGATCGTCATCTACCGGTTGTTCATTCAGAAAACCTCCTTTGCCCAGGTCGACTTCGAACTGTTCACGCTGCTCGCCGGTCATGCGGCCACGGCGATCTTCAGTTCCCGACTCTACAGCGATTCGGAGCGCAAGCTCTCGACCATGCAGGGGTTCATCAATCTCCTCACCAGGTAG
- a CDS encoding cytochrome c3 family protein, giving the protein MKRLFVPSLLLLFLPVLLFANDYKVVTFSTSNAGRVEFSHPVHLKAVGSNCTLCHNAVFAIGAKKAAPVTMAEMEKGKSCGTCHNGKRAFALSACIRCHLTKEVAMEIPDFGTLTFSHKFHLGLGSFGCGDCHNAIFKASMDNPHVSMAEMERGKSCGVCHDGSTAFTVKQNCTRCHTVRNITFAADALFSHANHLGLGAFGCRDCHSRFFVAGPNGKRYTMAEMEQGKSCGGCHNGNTAFSVKGECGTCHSNVKDVSFEKGGNAFFSHKVHTKILDCGSCHSGIFIGGVNSRRYTMAEMEKGESCGVCHEDKTVFGVRGNCDKCHVKTTDIPFNTGVAGTVTFSHSLHRGMYGCSDCHNSIFVAGKAAKRYTMAEMGKGQSCGACHDGKTAFSATAADACAKCHPLRDVTLALDARFPHVKHLGGYSCGDCHNALFKAGPGNRRWTMPQMEAGNSCGACHDGKSAFDVKGDCGTCHKTAPDVTFSSRQAGATRFSHEYHLGLGAYKCGDCHNAIFTTGVARKSHVMADMEKGSSCGACHDGKTAFTVKENCTKCHPVKEITFAASGARFSHAFHVNAFRCSDCHDALYTPGAGNRRVSMPEMGKGQSCGACHDGKTAFAVTGSCEKCHPVTKAIKFELPAGTASVVFSHKTHIGRGLGCLDCHGKMVTAGVGRKPHTMKEMEKGQSCGACHGFSMAFSVSDPINCEKCHKEEHY; this is encoded by the coding sequence GTGAAACGCCTGTTCGTCCCCTCCCTCCTGCTTCTGTTCCTCCCCGTGCTGTTATTTGCCAATGACTACAAAGTCGTGACCTTCTCCACCTCCAATGCCGGCAGGGTGGAGTTCAGCCATCCGGTACATCTGAAGGCGGTGGGAAGCAACTGCACCCTTTGCCACAACGCGGTCTTTGCCATCGGAGCGAAGAAGGCGGCGCCGGTCACCATGGCCGAGATGGAGAAGGGGAAATCGTGCGGTACCTGCCATAACGGCAAGCGTGCCTTTGCGCTGTCCGCCTGCATCCGCTGCCATCTGACGAAGGAGGTGGCGATGGAGATCCCCGACTTCGGCACCCTCACCTTCAGCCATAAGTTCCACCTCGGGCTCGGCTCCTTTGGCTGCGGCGACTGCCACAACGCAATTTTCAAGGCGTCGATGGACAATCCCCATGTCAGCATGGCCGAGATGGAGCGGGGGAAGTCGTGCGGCGTCTGCCATGACGGCAGCACCGCCTTCACCGTAAAGCAAAACTGCACCCGCTGCCACACGGTGCGGAACATAACCTTTGCCGCCGATGCCCTGTTCAGCCATGCCAACCACCTGGGGCTCGGGGCGTTCGGCTGCCGCGACTGCCACAGCAGGTTCTTCGTCGCCGGCCCCAACGGCAAGCGGTACACCATGGCCGAGATGGAGCAGGGGAAGTCGTGTGGTGGTTGTCACAATGGGAATACCGCCTTTTCGGTCAAGGGGGAGTGCGGGACCTGCCACAGCAACGTCAAGGATGTCAGTTTCGAGAAGGGGGGCAACGCGTTTTTCAGCCATAAGGTCCACACGAAGATTCTCGACTGCGGCAGCTGTCACAGCGGCATTTTCATCGGCGGTGTGAACAGCAGGCGCTACACCATGGCCGAGATGGAGAAGGGGGAGTCGTGCGGCGTCTGTCACGAGGACAAGACCGTCTTCGGGGTCCGGGGCAACTGCGACAAGTGCCATGTGAAGACGACGGATATCCCCTTCAACACCGGCGTGGCCGGAACCGTGACCTTCAGCCATTCCCTTCACCGGGGGATGTATGGCTGCAGCGATTGCCACAACAGCATCTTCGTCGCGGGGAAGGCTGCCAAGCGGTACACCATGGCCGAGATGGGGAAGGGACAGTCGTGCGGTGCCTGTCACGACGGCAAGACCGCCTTTTCGGCCACGGCCGCCGATGCCTGCGCCAAGTGCCATCCGTTGCGCGACGTGACGCTGGCCCTGGATGCCCGGTTCCCGCATGTGAAGCATCTGGGGGGATACAGCTGCGGCGATTGCCATAATGCCCTTTTCAAGGCAGGACCCGGCAACCGGCGCTGGACGATGCCCCAGATGGAGGCCGGGAACTCCTGCGGCGCCTGCCACGACGGCAAGAGCGCCTTCGACGTGAAGGGTGACTGCGGCACGTGCCACAAGACCGCGCCCGATGTGACGTTCTCCTCCCGACAGGCCGGAGCGACCCGTTTCAGCCATGAGTATCACCTGGGGCTCGGCGCCTACAAATGCGGCGACTGTCATAACGCCATCTTCACCACGGGGGTGGCGCGCAAAAGCCATGTTATGGCCGACATGGAGAAAGGGAGCTCCTGCGGCGCCTGTCACGACGGCAAGACCGCCTTTACCGTGAAGGAGAACTGCACTAAGTGCCATCCCGTGAAGGAGATCACCTTTGCGGCGTCGGGGGCCCGCTTCAGCCATGCCTTCCATGTGAACGCCTTCCGCTGCAGTGATTGCCATGACGCGCTCTATACACCGGGAGCGGGGAACCGCCGTGTCTCCATGCCCGAGATGGGGAAGGGACAGTCGTGCGGTGCCTGTCACGACGGCAAGACCGCCTTCGCCGTGACGGGGAGCTGCGAGAAGTGTCATCCGGTCACCAAGGCGATCAAGTTCGAGCTTCCCGCCGGTACGGCGAGCGTGGTGTTCAGCCACAAGACCCATATCGGCCGGGGCCTTGGGTGCCTGGACTGTCATGGCAAGATGGTGACGGCCGGCGTCGGCCGCAAGCCGCACACCATGAAGGAGATGGAGAAGGGGCAGTCGTGCGGTGCCTGTCATGGCTTCAGCATGGCGTTCAGCGTCAGCGACCCGATCAACTGCGAGAAGTGTCACAAAGAGGAACATTACTAG
- a CDS encoding protein-glutamate methylesterase/protein-glutamine glutaminase — protein sequence MKKIKVVVIDDSAFNRRAITKMLEDMPEVEVVGYAADGEEGIRKVIDLKPDLVTLDLEMPKMDGFTLLRIIMGYKPTPVIVISANSDDEKVFKALEFGAVDFVAKPTSTISEELLKISEDLQQKVRSALHLNMAGIIRRERPALPEPAPKPVKKAAVPPITVGRGRIDVVAIGASTGGPPALQSILTSFREAPPFAVVVSQHMPAGFTRTFADRLNRLSVLEIKEAADGDLVRPGRALIAPGGRNLTFERKGDNVVARIVKPAESDRYIPSVDAMLCSCAVVFGPRALGVILTGMGNDGSKGVRAIKEAGGMVLAESEKSAVVYGMPKEAAATGMVDKVLPLERMLAEIKLRCGAVVDAG from the coding sequence ATGAAGAAAATAAAAGTAGTGGTCATCGACGATTCAGCGTTCAACCGCCGGGCCATCACCAAGATGCTGGAGGATATGCCCGAGGTTGAAGTCGTCGGCTATGCGGCTGATGGCGAAGAGGGGATCCGGAAGGTCATTGACCTGAAGCCCGATCTGGTTACCCTCGATCTCGAAATGCCGAAGATGGACGGCTTTACGCTGCTTCGGATCATTATGGGATACAAGCCGACGCCGGTCATCGTCATCAGCGCCAACAGCGACGACGAAAAGGTCTTCAAGGCTCTCGAGTTCGGCGCGGTCGATTTTGTCGCAAAGCCAACCAGCACCATCTCCGAAGAGCTGCTGAAGATCAGCGAGGATCTCCAGCAGAAGGTCCGCAGCGCCCTGCACCTGAACATGGCCGGGATCATCAGGCGGGAGCGGCCGGCACTCCCCGAGCCGGCGCCGAAGCCGGTGAAGAAGGCTGCCGTTCCCCCCATTACCGTGGGCCGCGGGCGGATTGACGTAGTGGCCATCGGTGCCTCCACGGGGGGACCGCCGGCGCTGCAGTCGATCCTCACGTCGTTCCGGGAAGCTCCTCCCTTTGCCGTCGTCGTCTCCCAGCACATGCCGGCCGGCTTCACCCGGACCTTTGCCGATCGCCTCAACCGCCTGTCGGTTCTGGAGATCAAGGAGGCGGCGGACGGTGATCTGGTCCGCCCCGGCCGGGCACTCATCGCCCCGGGAGGGCGGAACCTCACCTTTGAGCGAAAGGGTGACAACGTTGTGGCACGGATCGTGAAGCCGGCTGAGAGTGACCGCTACATTCCTTCGGTGGACGCCATGCTCTGCTCCTGCGCGGTGGTGTTCGGCCCCCGCGCCCTCGGCGTCATTCTGACCGGGATGGGCAACGACGGGAGCAAGGGAGTGAGGGCGATCAAGGAAGCCGGCGGCATGGTGCTGGCCGAATCCGAAAAGAGTGCCGTGGTCTATGGCATGCCGAAAGAGGCGGCGGCCACCGGCATGGTGGACAAGGTGCTTCCGCTGGAACGGATGCTCGCCGAGATCAAGCTCCGGTGCGGGGCAGTGGTTGACGCCGGTTGA
- a CDS encoding response regulator, which translates to MPDKRILIVDDSPTMRQLIAFAVKRLPGVEILEASDGVDALKKLAGERFDLIFTDINMPVMDGLKLVSLVRSDPAMKATPIAIISTEGAAEDRERALALGANDYITKPIQAARVLTVARELLGIS; encoded by the coding sequence ATGCCCGACAAGAGAATCCTGATAGTCGACGATTCGCCGACCATGCGGCAGCTCATTGCGTTTGCGGTCAAGCGGCTCCCCGGTGTTGAGATCCTGGAGGCGAGCGACGGGGTGGATGCGCTGAAGAAGCTTGCCGGCGAGCGTTTCGACCTGATTTTTACCGACATCAACATGCCGGTCATGGACGGCCTGAAGCTGGTGAGCCTCGTGCGAAGCGATCCCGCCATGAAGGCAACCCCCATCGCCATCATCAGCACCGAGGGGGCCGCCGAAGACCGGGAGCGGGCTCTCGCCCTCGGCGCCAACGATTACATCACCAAGCCGATCCAGGCCGCCCGTGTCCTCACGGTGGCAAGAGAATTGCTTGGCATCTCCTGA